The following coding sequences lie in one Cannabis sativa cultivar Pink pepper isolate KNU-18-1 chromosome 5, ASM2916894v1, whole genome shotgun sequence genomic window:
- the LOC115716750 gene encoding uncharacterized protein LOC115716750 isoform X1, with amino-acid sequence MVPELDLKPKLEASMRVSFHKDNITTIQQDPDDSFLPCLSNYKDDIFEMEESLVQQTTEPNGGDNEELDIIGDTYSCDDGLIESNRADVIESSSSSSFGDSVSERENSPKLDGDEVQSRLRSDRASISEYDEYYDAFRLRKKKMTPHWRMYIRPIMWRCKWMELQIKELRSQAMKYDRELEKYDDRKQREFDTYTPEGFGSKSLPFSSQIKRNKVMKRKKRKRVEQTIDLVPYMSQHNFFSYYESKSPAPVSAPMEDNSSTLGKASYDNDEFGTTSSFEFQDGDDHYDAILLDIEKLRLRVQKLIPRVKKMVSENSEKISSINKLNIVAPCNGLTSSAQNTVPPENRNGLLILKSAVSSHGEVTPHSEMTVSKNPFQIGCLYGTVGYSNKLLSFTLLFEILTKPLSNHLCIQTEDEVLIDNEQAKEELHDFKKLRDQLAEKPDGSTGEQKAIPTLSEAVSPLKAAVQNVKSNKKIYRGKRKAKTGSRR; translated from the exons ATGGTTCCCGAATTGGACCTTAAACCAAAGTTAGAAGCGTCAATGAGAGTTTCGTTTCATAAGGACAACATCACAACCATCCAGCAAGATCCTGATGATAGTTTCTTGCCTTGTTTGAGCAATTATAAGGACGACATATTTGAAATGGAAGAATCACTGGTTCAACAAACCACAGAACCAAATGGAGGTGATAATGAGGAGCTGGACATAATTGGTGATACATATTCTTGTGACGATGGGCTGATTGAATCCAATCGTGCTGATGTAATTGAAAGTTCAAGTTCAAGTTCTTTTGGTGATTCAGTATCCGAGAGAGAGAATAGTCCTAAGTTAGATGGTGATGAAGTTCAATCACGGTTGCGCAGTGACCGTGCTTCAATATCAGAATACGATGAATATTATGATGCATTTCGATTGAG gaagaagaagatgacgCCTCATTGGAGAATGTATATACGTCCTATAATGTGGCGCTGTAAATGGATGGAATTGCAAATTAAAGAACTTCGATCGCAAGCTATGAAATATGACAGAGAACTTGAAAAATATGATGACAGAAAGCAGCGTGAATTTGACACTTATACTCCagaaggttttggttcaaagtCACTTCCATTTTCTAGTCAAATCAAAAGAAACAAAGTTATGAAgaggaagaaaagaaagagagttGAGCAGACAATTGATTTAGTGCCATACATGTCGCAGCATaactttttttcatattatg AAAGTAAGAGTCCTGCTCCTGTCAGTGCTCCCATGGAAGATAATTCTAGTACGCTAg GTAAGGCTAGTTATGACAATGATGAGTTTGGGACAACCTCATCCTTCGAGTTTCAAGATGGCGATGATCACTACGATGCTATTCTTTTGGATATTGAAAAGCTACGTTTACGAGTACAAAAATTGATTCCCAGAGTGAAGAAGATGGTTTCTGAAAACTCGGAAAAGATTTCTTCTATAAATAAGTTGAACATAGTTGCACCTTGTAATGGGCTGACTAGCTCAGCTCAAAATACTGTACCTCCTGAAAATAGGAATGGATTACTTATACTTAAGAGTGCTGTTTCAAGTCATGGGGAGGTGACTCCTCATTCTGAAATGACTGTAAGCAAAAATCCCTTTCAAATTGGCTGCTTATATGGAACTGTAGGTTACTCTAATAAGCTGCTGTCATTTACTTTATTGTTTGAAATATTAACTAAGCCCTTATCAAACCATTTATGCATACAGACTGAGGATGAAGTGCTGATAGATAATGAGCAAGCCAAGGAAGAGTTACATGATTTTAAGAAACTTAGAGATCAGCTGGCAGAGAAGCCTGACGGATCAACAGGAGAGCAGAAAGCAATTCCTACCCTTTCAGAAGCTGTCTCGCCTTTGAAAGCGGCTGTTCAGAATGTGAAATCTAATAAGAAAATATACCGTGGTAAGCGAAAGGCTAAGACTGGTTCAAGAAGATGA
- the LOC115716750 gene encoding uncharacterized protein LOC115716750 isoform X3 → MVPELDLKPKLEASMRVSFHKDNITTIQQDPDDSFLPCLSNYKDDIFEMEESLVQQTTEPNGGDNEELDIIGDTYSCDDGLIESNRADVIESSSSSSFGDSVSERENSPKLDGDEVQSRLRSDRASISEYDEYYDAFRLRKKKMTPHWRMYIRPIMWRCKWMELQIKELRSQAMKYDRELEKYDDRKQREFDTYTPEGFGSKSLPFSSQIKRNKVMKRKKRKRVEQTIDLVPYMSQHNFFSYYESKSPAPVSAPMEDNSSTLGKASYDNDEFGTTSSFEFQDGDDHYDAILLDIEKLRLRVQKLIPRVKKMVSENSEKISSINKLNIVAPCNGLTSSAQNTVPPENRNGLLILKSAVSSHGEVTPHSEMTTEDEVLIDNEQAKEELHDFKKLRDQLAEKPDGSTGEQKAIPTLSEAVSPLKAAVQNVKSNKKIYRGKRKAKTGSRR, encoded by the exons ATGGTTCCCGAATTGGACCTTAAACCAAAGTTAGAAGCGTCAATGAGAGTTTCGTTTCATAAGGACAACATCACAACCATCCAGCAAGATCCTGATGATAGTTTCTTGCCTTGTTTGAGCAATTATAAGGACGACATATTTGAAATGGAAGAATCACTGGTTCAACAAACCACAGAACCAAATGGAGGTGATAATGAGGAGCTGGACATAATTGGTGATACATATTCTTGTGACGATGGGCTGATTGAATCCAATCGTGCTGATGTAATTGAAAGTTCAAGTTCAAGTTCTTTTGGTGATTCAGTATCCGAGAGAGAGAATAGTCCTAAGTTAGATGGTGATGAAGTTCAATCACGGTTGCGCAGTGACCGTGCTTCAATATCAGAATACGATGAATATTATGATGCATTTCGATTGAG gaagaagaagatgacgCCTCATTGGAGAATGTATATACGTCCTATAATGTGGCGCTGTAAATGGATGGAATTGCAAATTAAAGAACTTCGATCGCAAGCTATGAAATATGACAGAGAACTTGAAAAATATGATGACAGAAAGCAGCGTGAATTTGACACTTATACTCCagaaggttttggttcaaagtCACTTCCATTTTCTAGTCAAATCAAAAGAAACAAAGTTATGAAgaggaagaaaagaaagagagttGAGCAGACAATTGATTTAGTGCCATACATGTCGCAGCATaactttttttcatattatg AAAGTAAGAGTCCTGCTCCTGTCAGTGCTCCCATGGAAGATAATTCTAGTACGCTAg GTAAGGCTAGTTATGACAATGATGAGTTTGGGACAACCTCATCCTTCGAGTTTCAAGATGGCGATGATCACTACGATGCTATTCTTTTGGATATTGAAAAGCTACGTTTACGAGTACAAAAATTGATTCCCAGAGTGAAGAAGATGGTTTCTGAAAACTCGGAAAAGATTTCTTCTATAAATAAGTTGAACATAGTTGCACCTTGTAATGGGCTGACTAGCTCAGCTCAAAATACTGTACCTCCTGAAAATAGGAATGGATTACTTATACTTAAGAGTGCTGTTTCAAGTCATGGGGAGGTGACTCCTCATTCTGAAATGACT ACTGAGGATGAAGTGCTGATAGATAATGAGCAAGCCAAGGAAGAGTTACATGATTTTAAGAAACTTAGAGATCAGCTGGCAGAGAAGCCTGACGGATCAACAGGAGAGCAGAAAGCAATTCCTACCCTTTCAGAAGCTGTCTCGCCTTTGAAAGCGGCTGTTCAGAATGTGAAATCTAATAAGAAAATATACCGTGGTAAGCGAAAGGCTAAGACTGGTTCAAGAAGATGA
- the LOC115716750 gene encoding uncharacterized protein LOC115716750 isoform X2 yields the protein MVPELDLKPKLEASMRVSFHKDNITTIQQDPDDSFLPCLSNYKDDIFEMEESLVQQTTEPNGGDNEELDIIGDTYSCDDGLIESNRADVIESSSSSSFGDSVSERENSPKLDGDEVQSRLRSDRASISEYDEYYDAFRLRKKKMTPHWRMYIRPIMWRCKWMELQIKELRSQAMKYDRELEKYDDRKQREFDTYTPEGFGSKSLPFSSQIKRNKVMKRKKRKRVEQTIDLVPYMSQHNFFSYYESKSPAPVSAPMEDNSSTLGKASYDNDEFGTTSSFEFQDGDDHYDAILLDIEKLRLRVQKLIPRVKKMVSENSEKISSINKLNIVAPCNGLTSSAQNTVPPENRNGLLILKSAVSSHGEVTPHSEMTVSKNPFQIGCLYGTTEDEVLIDNEQAKEELHDFKKLRDQLAEKPDGSTGEQKAIPTLSEAVSPLKAAVQNVKSNKKIYRGKRKAKTGSRR from the exons ATGGTTCCCGAATTGGACCTTAAACCAAAGTTAGAAGCGTCAATGAGAGTTTCGTTTCATAAGGACAACATCACAACCATCCAGCAAGATCCTGATGATAGTTTCTTGCCTTGTTTGAGCAATTATAAGGACGACATATTTGAAATGGAAGAATCACTGGTTCAACAAACCACAGAACCAAATGGAGGTGATAATGAGGAGCTGGACATAATTGGTGATACATATTCTTGTGACGATGGGCTGATTGAATCCAATCGTGCTGATGTAATTGAAAGTTCAAGTTCAAGTTCTTTTGGTGATTCAGTATCCGAGAGAGAGAATAGTCCTAAGTTAGATGGTGATGAAGTTCAATCACGGTTGCGCAGTGACCGTGCTTCAATATCAGAATACGATGAATATTATGATGCATTTCGATTGAG gaagaagaagatgacgCCTCATTGGAGAATGTATATACGTCCTATAATGTGGCGCTGTAAATGGATGGAATTGCAAATTAAAGAACTTCGATCGCAAGCTATGAAATATGACAGAGAACTTGAAAAATATGATGACAGAAAGCAGCGTGAATTTGACACTTATACTCCagaaggttttggttcaaagtCACTTCCATTTTCTAGTCAAATCAAAAGAAACAAAGTTATGAAgaggaagaaaagaaagagagttGAGCAGACAATTGATTTAGTGCCATACATGTCGCAGCATaactttttttcatattatg AAAGTAAGAGTCCTGCTCCTGTCAGTGCTCCCATGGAAGATAATTCTAGTACGCTAg GTAAGGCTAGTTATGACAATGATGAGTTTGGGACAACCTCATCCTTCGAGTTTCAAGATGGCGATGATCACTACGATGCTATTCTTTTGGATATTGAAAAGCTACGTTTACGAGTACAAAAATTGATTCCCAGAGTGAAGAAGATGGTTTCTGAAAACTCGGAAAAGATTTCTTCTATAAATAAGTTGAACATAGTTGCACCTTGTAATGGGCTGACTAGCTCAGCTCAAAATACTGTACCTCCTGAAAATAGGAATGGATTACTTATACTTAAGAGTGCTGTTTCAAGTCATGGGGAGGTGACTCCTCATTCTGAAATGACTGTAAGCAAAAATCCCTTTCAAATTGGCTGCTTATATGGAACT ACTGAGGATGAAGTGCTGATAGATAATGAGCAAGCCAAGGAAGAGTTACATGATTTTAAGAAACTTAGAGATCAGCTGGCAGAGAAGCCTGACGGATCAACAGGAGAGCAGAAAGCAATTCCTACCCTTTCAGAAGCTGTCTCGCCTTTGAAAGCGGCTGTTCAGAATGTGAAATCTAATAAGAAAATATACCGTGGTAAGCGAAAGGCTAAGACTGGTTCAAGAAGATGA